The following proteins are co-located in the Larimichthys crocea isolate SSNF chromosome XXIV, L_crocea_2.0, whole genome shotgun sequence genome:
- the zfyve21 gene encoding zinc finger FYVE domain-containing protein 21 isoform X1 gives MQCDTKFDFIRRKHHCRRCGRCFCDKCCSKKVVLPRMCFVDPVRQCAECSLVSQKETEFYDKQLKVLLGGGTFVVTWEESDKSETMTCRLSNNHRYLFLDGESHFEVELSRISSMQILTDGSSPGENDIHTYTSLLDSHCLSEGGMSRASGMLLHYKPMGSQDPQQLRVEVADDKKVASLWLAAMHKAAKLLYEARDQ, from the exons ATGCAGTGCGACACCAAGTTCGACTTCATCAGGAGGAAG CATCACTGTCGGCGGTGCGGGCGGTGTTTCTGTGATAAGTGCTGCAGTAAGAAGGTGGTGCTGCCCCGCATGTGCTTCGTGGACCCGGTGCGGCAGTGCGCCGAGTGCAGCCTGGTCTCCCAGAAAGAGACGGAGTTCTACGACAAGCAGCTCAAAGTGCTGCtgggag GCGGCACCTTCGTCGTCACTTGGGAAGAGTCGGACAAGTCTGAAACGATGACGTGTCGCCTCTCCAACAACCACAG GTATCTGTTCCTCGACGGAGAAAGTCACTTTGAGGTGGAGTTGTCTCGAATCTCCAGCATGCAGATCCTGACGGACGGGTCGAGTCCCGGAG AGAATGACATTCACACTTACACCAGTCTGCTGGACAGTCACTGTCTCTCTGAAG gagggatGTCCCGGGCCAGCGGCATGCTGCTCCACTACAAGCCGATGGGCTCGCAGGACCCTCAGCAGCTCCGCGTGGAGGTGGCGGACGACAAGAAGGTGGCCTCGCTGTGGCTGGCTGCGATGCACAAG GCGGCCAAACTTCTGTACGAAGCTCGGGACCAGTGA
- the zfyve21 gene encoding zinc finger FYVE domain-containing protein 21 isoform X2 produces MQCDTKFDFIRRKHHCRRCGRCFCDKCCSKKVVLPRMCFVDPVRQCAECSLVSQKETEFYDKQLKVLLGGGTFVVTWEESDKSETMTCRLSNNHRYLFLDGESHFEVELSRISSMQILTDGSSPGGGMSRASGMLLHYKPMGSQDPQQLRVEVADDKKVASLWLAAMHKAAKLLYEARDQ; encoded by the exons ATGCAGTGCGACACCAAGTTCGACTTCATCAGGAGGAAG CATCACTGTCGGCGGTGCGGGCGGTGTTTCTGTGATAAGTGCTGCAGTAAGAAGGTGGTGCTGCCCCGCATGTGCTTCGTGGACCCGGTGCGGCAGTGCGCCGAGTGCAGCCTGGTCTCCCAGAAAGAGACGGAGTTCTACGACAAGCAGCTCAAAGTGCTGCtgggag GCGGCACCTTCGTCGTCACTTGGGAAGAGTCGGACAAGTCTGAAACGATGACGTGTCGCCTCTCCAACAACCACAG GTATCTGTTCCTCGACGGAGAAAGTCACTTTGAGGTGGAGTTGTCTCGAATCTCCAGCATGCAGATCCTGACGGACGGGTCGAGTCCCGGAG gagggatGTCCCGGGCCAGCGGCATGCTGCTCCACTACAAGCCGATGGGCTCGCAGGACCCTCAGCAGCTCCGCGTGGAGGTGGCGGACGACAAGAAGGTGGCCTCGCTGTGGCTGGCTGCGATGCACAAG GCGGCCAAACTTCTGTACGAAGCTCGGGACCAGTGA